In one Ferroacidibacillus organovorans genomic region, the following are encoded:
- a CDS encoding tetratricopeptide repeat protein gives MMFEEDCRRFKEEITRISQAMKEADDTKRAALCRTLRAYQTFERHMLAWWVARDEEIEALLRDKETEATPVAASEQNVGDPEEEHVFELAKDMGSALTSEDGLKLFRRGMGYFELLMFEDSRRVFEQVLESDPLLNVARLFLIYSCIAQNDVPNAEAHLAHFKSTVSDPLLIAAAKDAQAELYVRARRIPEAIRELTDVVVARPKACDTWVNLAVCHAHAKQWGEALHCARNAVSIDEADGLAWRIIGNSCVGLGRLNDARNALIHARSLGRKEPQLDIEIGFLSLRLRRLQEAQAHFSKARHFAPTWPDAMIGLSKIDLLRNQPDAACARLKALLTVQRDHAQATLHLGFAYMAKKDWSQALRVFQSVRPDAEINVLHATGMARAFTEKGDFAAALKQLSHALLRAAANERADLMYELGRVHLKRGDTQQGLRNLRVALSLRPSLRAAHALLKAHTLPSGHMITP, from the coding sequence ATGATGTTTGAGGAAGATTGCAGGCGTTTTAAAGAAGAAATCACGCGAATTTCACAAGCCATGAAAGAAGCGGACGACACAAAGCGTGCGGCGCTTTGCCGCACACTTCGCGCATATCAAACCTTTGAACGGCACATGCTCGCTTGGTGGGTTGCGCGCGATGAAGAAATTGAGGCGCTGCTGCGCGATAAAGAAACTGAGGCAACACCGGTTGCTGCCTCAGAGCAAAACGTGGGAGACCCAGAAGAAGAACACGTTTTTGAATTGGCGAAAGACATGGGAAGCGCGCTCACCAGCGAAGATGGACTCAAGCTATTTCGCAGAGGTATGGGTTATTTTGAACTGCTGATGTTTGAAGACTCTCGTCGCGTCTTTGAACAAGTGCTGGAAAGTGATCCTCTCCTGAATGTTGCGCGGCTGTTTCTTATCTATAGCTGCATTGCTCAAAATGATGTGCCAAACGCAGAGGCGCACCTCGCGCATTTCAAGAGCACGGTCTCCGATCCACTCCTGATCGCCGCGGCAAAAGATGCGCAGGCGGAACTCTACGTTCGCGCAAGACGCATTCCTGAAGCGATTCGCGAATTGACCGATGTGGTTGTAGCACGTCCGAAGGCATGTGACACATGGGTCAATCTTGCGGTATGCCACGCTCACGCAAAACAGTGGGGTGAGGCGCTGCACTGTGCGCGAAACGCTGTATCAATCGATGAGGCAGACGGCTTGGCCTGGCGCATCATCGGCAATTCCTGCGTTGGACTCGGACGCCTAAACGACGCGCGAAACGCGTTGATTCACGCCCGATCACTAGGGAGAAAAGAGCCGCAGCTCGATATTGAAATCGGCTTTCTTTCGCTTCGGCTCAGACGCTTGCAAGAAGCGCAGGCGCATTTTTCAAAGGCGCGTCATTTTGCACCTACATGGCCAGACGCGATGATCGGGCTATCAAAGATCGACCTCCTGCGCAATCAGCCTGACGCGGCATGCGCGCGACTCAAGGCTTTGTTGACAGTGCAGCGAGATCACGCACAGGCCACGCTTCATCTTGGTTTCGCATACATGGCAAAAAAAGACTGGAGTCAAGCGCTGCGTGTGTTTCAATCGGTTCGTCCGGATGCTGAAATCAACGTACTGCACGCGACAGGCATGGCGCGCGCCTTCACAGAAAAAGGTGATTTTGCAGCTGCCCTAAAACAGCTCAGCCATGCGCTTTTGCGCGCCGCCGCAAATGAACGCGCAGATTTGATGTATGAACTTGGGCGAGTTCATCTTAAACGCGGTGACACACAGCAAGGACTTCGCAATCTGCGGGTTGCCCTCTCACTGCGTCCATCCCTGCGCGCCGCCCACGCACTTTTAAAGGCACATACACTTCCTTCAGGACACATGATTACCCCATAG
- the panC gene encoding pantoate--beta-alanine ligase: protein MKRIETVKDLKEAHPQHMSIGFVPTMGFLHEGHASLIQRARAENDTVIVSIFVNPLQFAPHEDFDRYPRDIERDLEICASLGVDQVFTPTVTEMYGTEPVLTTVHVRELGDHLCGASRKGHFDGVCTVVSKLFHLVQPTRAYFGKKDAQQWRILKRMVTDLSMPVEIVPCEIVREADGLARSSRNVYLTAEERARAPLFNKTLRELHKALSPGKPVADHLEKGRAKLEQSGFRIDYLNVYDNEKLTPLICAPTQGECLIAGAIYIGKTRLIDNLEWHISS from the coding sequence GTGAAACGGATTGAAACCGTAAAGGATTTGAAAGAGGCGCATCCCCAACACATGTCAATCGGTTTTGTTCCAACCATGGGTTTTTTGCATGAAGGCCACGCGTCTCTCATACAGCGCGCGCGCGCAGAGAATGACACGGTGATTGTTTCCATCTTTGTCAATCCGCTTCAATTCGCGCCCCATGAAGATTTTGACCGCTATCCGCGCGACATTGAACGCGATCTTGAGATCTGTGCATCTCTTGGCGTCGATCAAGTATTTACGCCGACGGTAACAGAGATGTACGGAACCGAGCCTGTCCTTACAACGGTTCACGTGCGAGAACTCGGCGATCATCTCTGCGGGGCGAGCCGCAAAGGGCACTTTGACGGAGTCTGTACGGTCGTTTCCAAGCTCTTTCATTTGGTACAACCGACGCGCGCTTATTTTGGAAAAAAAGACGCGCAACAGTGGCGAATCCTAAAACGGATGGTCACAGATCTCTCGATGCCTGTCGAAATTGTTCCGTGCGAGATTGTGCGCGAAGCAGACGGACTTGCGCGCAGCTCGCGAAATGTTTATTTGACTGCAGAAGAACGCGCGCGCGCGCCACTTTTCAACAAGACCCTGCGCGAACTGCACAAGGCACTTTCCCCAGGAAAACCCGTAGCAGACCATCTTGAAAAAGGGCGCGCAAAACTGGAGCAATCCGGCTTTCGTATTGACTATCTAAACGTTTATGACAATGAAAAATTGACGCCGCTGATTTGCGCACCCACGCAGGGGGAGTGCCTGATTGCCGGTGCGATTTACATAGGAAAGACAAGGTTGATCGACAACCTTGAATGGCATATCTCTTCCTAA
- the panB gene encoding 3-methyl-2-oxobutanoate hydroxymethyltransferase translates to MARSARHTTRTLRAMKQKGEKIAMVTAYDANQARMAEDALMDVILVGDSVGMVMLGYETTIPVTLDEMIHHAKAVRRGAQNTMVLVDLPFATYHGDPQESLKNAMRVMQEAHVDGLKLEGGREILPHVEVLIRAGIPVCAHLGLTPQAVLNLGGYRVQGRDKKAAQRLLDDARALEAAGAFMVVLECVPNDVGALVTEQLVIPTIGIGAGAACSGQVLVYHDLLGMHGQDTAKFVKSYAALHEVVHSALVAYRDEVKLGAFPSAQYTYEIHVDELDQLYGGKERGSLRETD, encoded by the coding sequence ATGGCACGTTCTGCACGTCACACAACGCGAACACTGCGCGCGATGAAACAAAAAGGCGAAAAAATCGCGATGGTTACTGCCTATGACGCGAATCAAGCCCGCATGGCTGAGGACGCTTTGATGGATGTCATCTTGGTCGGCGATTCGGTCGGCATGGTGATGCTCGGGTATGAGACAACCATCCCGGTGACACTCGATGAGATGATCCATCACGCAAAAGCGGTTCGCCGCGGAGCGCAAAACACGATGGTGCTCGTCGATCTTCCATTTGCCACGTACCACGGCGATCCACAGGAGTCACTAAAAAATGCGATGCGCGTCATGCAAGAGGCGCACGTCGACGGATTGAAACTTGAAGGTGGGCGCGAGATCCTGCCGCATGTGGAGGTTTTGATCCGCGCTGGAATCCCCGTTTGCGCGCACCTTGGATTAACCCCACAGGCTGTATTGAATCTCGGTGGCTACCGCGTTCAAGGACGCGATAAAAAGGCGGCACAGCGGCTGCTTGATGATGCGCGCGCACTTGAAGCAGCAGGTGCTTTCATGGTGGTACTCGAGTGCGTGCCAAACGATGTGGGCGCGCTCGTGACAGAGCAACTCGTCATTCCCACCATCGGCATCGGCGCCGGCGCTGCGTGCTCAGGACAGGTTTTGGTGTATCACGATTTGTTGGGCATGCATGGTCAAGACACTGCCAAATTTGTCAAATCGTATGCGGCGCTTCACGAGGTGGTGCACAGCGCACTTGTTGCCTACAGAGATGAGGTCAAGCTAGGCGCGTTTCCGAGCGCCCAGTACACGTATGAAATTCACGTCGATGAACTTGATCAACTTTATGGCGGCAAGGAAAGGGGCTCTTTGCGTGAAACGGATTGA
- a CDS encoding ATP-dependent DNA helicase produces the protein MSNYQIAYAWDIKRSMIPTLALFEVPHEAPRTLTIGAKYDKTKRLYHVKPIEQSVDLSSLWEKMVSVIGDRPVFFSSYKNAHAQLGTILKEAGLTFLPFDQVIDLSWIKHALSGVAHLSRKPQKGMSHVAIADALASLPESTFALYSKNARTAAEREWFAHIADARILRTARFAQKMIQGLSFRNLEPIERAFEREDENTTKREEESLADQAEVILSERLPALHTFSYESRPSQRAMLRAIAHGLQNDEHVVAEAGTGTGKSLAYLIPSLLFAAQGGRRVVVSTHTLALQKQLIEKDAVNALQAIDQEISVTVMKGRNQYLCLRKAAHVIREIPSRREDDLTFALQTATWVTHTETGDREELSLSAEHGHLWREVQSETESCIARSCPFFRHCYYYRARQKAASAAVVITNHALVLSDIRTDHRVLPGYDYLILDEAHHLEELATQHFGAEVSEREIRRMYERLNASRGGIPDLLQSLRVRESSGHTESTPYLSVLTRLQDSMRQAVDAFRDVVLHAKNVFHRDEAEQRITKDLLLSPSYAPLTQSVLALGDTRSGLEAALRQYDNLSPSEDLDEMLYGRMQDVFGRGTEWLHALEVVADVLLLQKGEDAFVSWVTASRRPHGTDLTFSIAPLSVRHLLFDHLFAVKRAVIATSATLRSGGTFQYFLNQTGLALVDPPARVKTMVAASPFDYRANVLLCLPNDGPAVDDPAHLTYTARSIESIVDAAKGRTLVLFTSYQMMVECDRLVRANLEQKRLDLLTQGREGTQRHALIEQFRASERAVLFGVQSFWEGIDIPGSALSCMVIVKLPFAVPSHPVIQARSEHIKKQGLNPFVVYQTPQAVIRFTQGFGRLIRSTSDQGAVFVLDRRIADKPYGSIFLKALPNPTIARGSLSELIGQARKYFMAR, from the coding sequence TTGTCCAATTATCAGATCGCATACGCGTGGGACATAAAGCGCTCCATGATTCCCACCCTTGCGTTGTTCGAAGTACCACACGAAGCGCCGCGCACACTTACAATCGGCGCAAAGTATGACAAAACAAAGCGACTCTACCACGTGAAACCGATCGAGCAGTCTGTCGATCTTTCTTCGCTATGGGAAAAAATGGTCTCTGTTATCGGTGATCGTCCTGTCTTTTTTTCATCGTACAAAAATGCGCATGCGCAACTCGGCACCATCCTGAAAGAGGCGGGGCTCACCTTTTTACCGTTTGATCAAGTCATTGATCTATCTTGGATCAAGCACGCTCTATCGGGTGTTGCACATCTTTCTAGAAAACCACAAAAGGGCATGTCGCACGTGGCGATTGCCGATGCGCTCGCTTCGCTCCCTGAGTCAACATTTGCCTTATACAGCAAAAACGCGCGCACAGCTGCTGAGCGGGAATGGTTTGCCCACATCGCAGATGCAAGAATCTTGCGCACAGCGCGCTTTGCACAAAAAATGATACAAGGTCTTTCATTTCGCAATCTAGAACCGATTGAACGCGCTTTTGAGCGCGAAGATGAGAACACAACAAAGCGTGAAGAAGAATCCCTCGCAGATCAGGCAGAAGTCATCCTTTCAGAACGTTTGCCCGCGCTCCACACATTTTCGTATGAATCTCGCCCATCGCAAAGAGCGATGCTGCGAGCTATCGCGCATGGACTGCAAAACGACGAGCATGTCGTCGCAGAGGCGGGTACAGGAACGGGAAAATCGCTCGCCTACCTAATTCCAAGTCTTCTGTTTGCGGCACAGGGCGGTAGGCGAGTTGTCGTGTCCACGCATACGCTCGCGCTGCAAAAACAATTGATTGAAAAAGACGCCGTAAACGCACTGCAGGCCATCGATCAGGAGATCAGCGTCACTGTCATGAAAGGTCGCAATCAGTATCTCTGTCTGCGCAAGGCGGCCCATGTCATCCGCGAAATACCTTCACGGCGCGAGGACGATCTCACTTTTGCGCTGCAAACGGCGACATGGGTTACACATACCGAGACGGGTGACCGCGAAGAACTATCGCTAAGCGCCGAACACGGCCATCTATGGCGCGAAGTGCAAAGTGAAACCGAAAGCTGCATCGCGCGCTCCTGTCCATTTTTCCGCCACTGCTACTACTATCGCGCACGTCAAAAGGCCGCTTCCGCCGCAGTGGTAATTACCAATCACGCACTTGTGTTGTCCGACATCCGCACAGACCATCGCGTTCTTCCTGGATATGACTACCTCATACTTGATGAAGCGCATCACCTTGAAGAACTCGCGACACAACACTTTGGCGCTGAAGTGAGCGAACGGGAAATCCGTCGGATGTATGAGCGGCTAAACGCATCCCGCGGCGGCATCCCCGATCTGCTGCAAAGTCTGCGCGTTCGCGAATCGTCAGGCCACACAGAAAGCACGCCCTATCTCAGTGTCTTGACACGCCTGCAAGACAGCATGCGCCAAGCAGTGGATGCGTTTCGTGACGTGGTTTTGCACGCCAAAAATGTATTCCACCGCGACGAGGCAGAACAGCGCATCACAAAGGACTTGCTGTTATCGCCTTCCTACGCGCCGCTCACCCAATCTGTGTTGGCACTTGGCGACACGCGCAGCGGGCTTGAGGCAGCCCTTCGCCAATACGATAACCTCTCCCCGAGCGAAGATCTCGATGAAATGCTCTACGGTCGCATGCAAGATGTTTTTGGTCGCGGGACAGAGTGGCTTCACGCGCTGGAAGTCGTCGCCGATGTGCTGTTGCTGCAAAAAGGCGAGGACGCGTTTGTCTCCTGGGTGACTGCGTCAAGGCGCCCGCATGGGACGGATTTGACGTTTTCGATCGCCCCACTCTCTGTGCGCCACCTGTTGTTTGATCATCTCTTTGCAGTCAAACGCGCAGTGATTGCGACCTCAGCCACACTTCGCAGCGGTGGAACATTTCAGTACTTTCTCAATCAAACTGGCCTGGCGCTCGTCGATCCTCCGGCACGCGTTAAAACCATGGTCGCGGCTTCGCCCTTTGATTACCGGGCAAATGTGCTTCTCTGTCTGCCAAACGACGGACCCGCAGTCGATGATCCTGCCCATTTGACGTATACGGCGCGCTCCATTGAGTCGATCGTCGACGCGGCAAAGGGGCGCACACTGGTTTTATTCACGTCTTATCAGATGATGGTCGAATGTGATCGATTGGTTCGGGCAAACTTGGAACAGAAGCGTTTGGACCTCTTGACGCAAGGGCGGGAGGGAACACAGCGCCACGCGTTGATTGAACAGTTTCGCGCATCAGAGCGCGCCGTCTTATTCGGAGTGCAAAGCTTTTGGGAGGGAATTGACATTCCCGGCAGCGCGCTGAGTTGTATGGTCATCGTGAAACTTCCTTTTGCCGTCCCTTCACACCCAGTGATCCAGGCGCGCTCCGAGCACATCAAAAAACAGGGATTAAACCCGTTTGTCGTCTATCAGACACCACAGGCTGTCATTCGCTTCACGCAAGGATTTGGCCGCTTGATCCGCTCTACAAGCGATCAAGGCGCAGTTTTCGTACTGGATCGACGGATCGCCGATAAACCGTATGGCTCAATCTTTTTAAAGGCGCTGCCAAATCCGACCATCGCACGCGGTTCACTATCTGAATTGATCGGGCAGGCGCGCAAGTATTTTATGGCGAGGTGA